From one Henningerozyma blattae CBS 6284 chromosome 1, complete genome genomic stretch:
- the NMD2 gene encoding Nmd2p (similar to Saccharomyces cerevisiae NMD2 (YHR077C); ancestral locus Anc_5.363) → MNIQKVQEQFDLNTRAWNGEEVFPLKAKKLDSSIKKNTGFIKKLKQGINKNTCATLLKDLREISLEKYLSEVINTTNESLASVPNKNEDIAAAVDVIGALHQRFGQRFTPYLIELFLSNFSNPCEDITVEKFELLRINRLKANLRIFSELYLYGVIRSIEELEPKTGLPKFLLLKKGKASPLIYSVLKEILHYRFKEGYSTSIAIFFLKRFPMFLDSEESIWDDFIFDSNLKNLLQSLFRAFMDAVFTYTIDLNNKTNKLMKDHQKCQIRTGKERNEYIDEFDELYPIFERFKNASQSLSEFFKVDPPKIEETFIVDYESANKPMITNQILPPDQRVWENEDTRKFYELLPDLKDILESMKNEKSAPDPSQIKLFFEDMEMVETKEGIDDLIRQYWKSNLDNKATRNKLIKFFTETQDWSKLRLYARFLAANAPYLPETKDEFVNMLDSSFRSQLHSNRINVKNIIFFSEMVKFAMVPKYLIFHKIRSLIMNMQVPNNIEILTVLFEQLGRFLINHPEYKDQMEKLVDLIKEKRKDRQLHMNTKGALDNLITLIYPPSVKSLNNVEDESPEQEFLRILIRRELSTVDTKLATNLVKRSSWTNPDISRTLFKLFTTPESISYQYIPILTTILNGLKDTHPNFVVKCVDQILENIQRGLEKNEYNENMRRIAQIRYLTEMFNLNIVNSEVIIETIYRIIKFGYPNGQPLPSSINQFDLPDNYFRIQLVTMVLLNLEKYPNYLKKRLELLLRFFELYMFTKQQPIPKESMFRVTNTFEKYKKQIGFERSENLIECNAKLTIKLKSMNVKPENSTPADKVDSTIGNVNSRNYFENNLDEEDEDEDEDDEEDYDDEDNDYSDTPDNGDMDAELSKKTGHDIERSILGNDDDEGTTSSDSNSNDSEDSDTDEDSDSDSDSDDDYRDIDVDRDVERRKIYNEYQEKLKSESERKIEEDFEKQFQMMMQTSMESRKNEKVTSNIIPLIARSSNSAFPPDKPKILRPNNITADDTAPSKEDDKPKKVAFTFLTKTVKKTKSRTLELPSNVKFVSNVLQEEERLKSEREKIKNIVLQRTFD, encoded by the coding sequence ATGAACATTCAAAAGGTTCAGGAacaatttgatttaaatacaaGAGCTTGGAATGGTGAAGAGGTATTCCCATTAAAGGCTAAAAAACTCGATTCAAGTATTAAAAAGAACACTGGgtttatcaaaaaattaaagcaaggtattaataaaaatacttgTGCTACTctattgaaagatttaaGAGAAATTTCTTTGGAAAAGTACTTATCAGAGGTAATTAATACAACCAATGAAAGCTTAGCAAGTGTGCCAAacaaaaatgaagatataGCCGCTGCTGTTGATGTAATTGGTGCATTACATCAGAGATTTGGCCAAAGATTCACGCCATacttaattgaattatttttatctaacTTTAGTAACCCATGTGAAGATATTAcagttgaaaaatttgaacttcttagaattaatagattaaaGGCTAatttaagaatattttcagAATTGTATTTGTATGGTGTAATTAGATCAATAGAAGAACTTGAACCAAAAACTGGTCTTCCAAAATTTTTGTTACTGAAAAAAGGTAAGGCCTCTCCTTTAATATATTCcgttttaaaagaaatattacatTACAGGTTTAAGGAAGGATATTCTACCTCTATtgcaatattttttttaaaaagattTCCGATGTTCTTGGATAGCGAAGAGAGTATCTGGGATGACTTCATTTTTGATTCTAATTTGAAGAATCTATTACAATCATTGTTTCGAGCTTTCATGGATGCCGTTTTTACTTATACCATAGACTTGAATAATAAGACTAATAAGTTAATGAAGGATCATCAAAAATGTCAAATCCGTACTGGGAAAGAACGTAATGAATATATCGATGAGtttgatgaattatatccaatttttgaaagatttaaaaatgcCTCTCAAAGTTTAagtgaatttttcaaagtaGATCCACccaaaattgaagaaactTTTATTGTAGACTATGAATCTGCTAATAAGCCAATGATCACTAATCAAATTCTTCCTCCTGATCAAAGAGTTTGGGAGAATGAAGATACTAGAAAGTTTTATGAATTGTTACCTGATTTAAAGGATATACTGGAATCAATGAAGAATGAAAAGTCTGCACCTGATCCAAGTCAGATAAAGctattttttgaagatatGGAAATGGTTGAAACGAAAGAAGGTATTGATGATTTAATCCGTCAATATTGGAAAAGTAATCTTGATAATAAAGCtacaagaaataaattaatcaaattcTTTACTGAAACACAGGACTGGAGCAAACTTCGCTTATATGCTAGATTTTTAGCAGCAAATGCCCCATATTTACCAGAAACTAAAGATGAATTTGTTAATATGCTAGATAGTAGTTTTAGAAGTCAATTACATAGCAATAGAATAAACGttaagaatattatatttttcagtGAGATGGTTAAATTTGCAATGGTgccaaaatatttaatatttcataaaattagatctctaataatgaatatgcAAGTtcctaataatattgaaattctGACTGTTTTATTTGAACAACTAGGTagatttttaattaacCATCCGGAATATAAAGACCAAATGGAAAAATTAGTCGATCTgattaaagaaaagagGAAGGATCGTCAATTACATATGAACACTAAAGGTGCCTTAGATAATTTGAtaactttaatttatcCACCATCGgttaaatcattaaataatgttgAGGATGAAAGCCCTGAACAAGAATTTTTACGTATTCTAATACGGAGAGAATTATCAACAGTGGATACTAAGCTTGCCACAAATTTGGTGAAGAGATCTAGTTGGACTAATCCAGATATTAGCAGGACTCTTTTTAAGCTATTTACGACACCAGAAAGCATAAGCTATCAATATATACCTATTTTAACTACAATTTTAAATGGCTTAAAAGATACTCATCCTAACTTTGTTGTTAAATGCGTTGATcaaattttggaaaatattcaaCGAGGCTTGGAAAAAAACGAATACAACGAAAATATGCGTCGTATTGCCCAAATACGATACTTAACTGAAATGTTTAATCTCAATATTGTGAATTCTGAGGTTATAATTGAAACCATATATcgtataattaaatttgggTACCCGAATGGACAACCATTACCATCCTCTATCAATCAGTTTGATCTACCagataattattttagaaTTCAGTTAGTAACTATGGTACTTTTGAATCTGGAAAAATATCCTAATTACTTAAAAAAGAGGTTGGAATTGCTTCTGAGATTTTTTGAGTTGTATATGTTTACTAAACAACAACCTATTCCGAAAGAATCTATGTTTAGAGTTACTAATACTTTTGAAAAGTACAAGAAACAAATTGGATTTGAGAGGTCAGAAAACTTGATAGAATGTAACGCAAAACTgacaattaaattaaagtCAATGAATGTTAAACCAGAAAACTCAACACCGGCCGATAAAGTAGATAGTACTATTGGCAACGTAAATTCGAGAAACTACTTTGAGAATAATTtggatgaagaagatgaggatgaggatgaagatgatgaagaagattatGATGACGAGGATAACGACTACTCAGATACTCCGGATAATGGTGATATGGACGCTGAGTTATCTAAGAAGACTGGGCACGACATAGAAAGGTCAATATTAGGAaacgatgatgatgaaggCACTACTAGTAGTGATTCTAATAGTAATGATAGTGAAGATTCTGACACTGACGAAGATAGCGATAGTGATAGTGATAGTGACGACGATTATAGAGATATTGATGTTGATAGAGATGTTGAAAGACGaaaaatatacaatgaATATCAGGAGAAACTAAAAAGTGAAAGTGAACGTAAAATAGAagaagattttgaaaaacaatttcaaatgatgatgCAAACTTCAATGgaatcaagaaaaaatgaGAAAGTTACAAGTAATATAATACCACTGATTGCTAGAAGTAGCAATTCGGCATTCCCACCAGATAAACCAAAAATTCTACGTCCTAACAACATTACAGCGGATGATACAGCCCCAAGTAAGGAAGATGATAAGCCAAAAAAGGTGGCATTCActtttttaacaaaaacaGTTAAGAAGACCAAATCTAGGACATTGGAGCTACCA